A DNA window from Candidatus Poseidoniia archaeon contains the following coding sequences:
- the infB gene encoding translation initiation factor IF-2, whose product MSSDDEAADDASPEEEQPPAGPLRQPIVAVLGHVDHGKTSLLDWVRGTAVVSREAGAITQHIGATEVPFETISDICGALLPEENIRLPGLLFIDTPGHHSFSTLRARGGQLADLAVLVVDIMEGFKPQTIESLQVLRRAQTPFILMLNKIDRLPGWRTHKGTFAANRQEQSQLAQEGLQERIWEIIRELGRHNFDSALYSEVEDFQKTIALVPTSVRDSGEGVPELFMLLMGLAQRYLEGRLALKEGVAEGTVLEVKEERGLGKTLGVIIYNGVLRASDTLVIGATPEPLVTRVRSLLQPRPLDEIRDPRQQFNTVTEVAAAAGLKVVAPNLEGAIAGAPFYGVPQGDDVAPVLERLSGEMESNVALEDRGLVVRADAIGSLEVLAYELQAAGAPIMRAAVGDVSRRDVRLAETAPAEQRAVLAFGVNVLPDARAALVESEAKLFEADVVYHLVEEYGEWLLELKREQARALREEFPHPGKIEFLEGHTFRTRDPAVFGVRVLAGRIMVGQKVLRADNHVIGRIRSMRSGEQGLKEATQGDEVAIAVTEATVGRQVNEGDILYIEMDERDVVRLRDENVKLTPDEEDVITELQRIKKAASPFWGR is encoded by the coding sequence GCTTCTCCTGAGGAGGAACAGCCCCCGGCGGGGCCGCTGCGCCAGCCTATCGTGGCGGTGCTGGGTCACGTCGACCACGGGAAGACGTCTCTGCTCGACTGGGTGCGCGGCACCGCGGTCGTAAGCCGCGAGGCGGGCGCCATCACGCAGCACATCGGCGCGACCGAGGTGCCGTTCGAGACCATCAGTGACATTTGCGGCGCGCTGCTGCCGGAGGAGAATATCCGGCTGCCCGGGCTGCTCTTTATCGATACTCCCGGCCACCACTCCTTCAGCACGCTGCGCGCGCGCGGGGGACAGCTGGCGGACCTGGCGGTGCTGGTGGTCGATATCATGGAGGGCTTCAAGCCGCAGACCATAGAGTCGCTGCAGGTGTTGCGGCGGGCGCAGACGCCCTTTATCCTGATGCTAAACAAGATAGACCGGCTCCCCGGCTGGCGCACCCACAAGGGTACTTTCGCCGCCAACCGGCAGGAGCAGTCGCAACTGGCGCAGGAGGGACTACAGGAGCGCATCTGGGAAATCATACGCGAGCTGGGCAGGCACAATTTCGATTCGGCGCTCTACTCCGAAGTCGAGGATTTCCAGAAGACGATTGCGCTGGTGCCCACGTCGGTCCGCGACAGCGGCGAAGGCGTCCCCGAGCTGTTCATGCTGCTGATGGGACTGGCGCAGCGCTACCTCGAGGGGCGCCTGGCACTGAAGGAGGGGGTTGCCGAAGGCACCGTGCTCGAGGTCAAGGAGGAGCGCGGGCTTGGCAAGACGCTCGGTGTCATTATCTACAATGGCGTCCTGCGCGCCAGCGACACGCTGGTTATCGGCGCGACGCCCGAGCCGCTGGTGACGCGCGTGCGCAGCCTGCTGCAGCCGCGGCCGCTGGACGAAATTCGCGACCCGCGCCAGCAGTTCAACACGGTCACGGAGGTCGCCGCCGCCGCCGGCCTGAAAGTGGTCGCGCCCAACCTTGAAGGGGCCATCGCCGGCGCGCCCTTCTACGGAGTCCCGCAAGGCGACGATGTCGCGCCGGTGCTGGAGCGGCTTTCGGGGGAGATGGAGAGCAACGTCGCGCTAGAAGACCGCGGGCTGGTAGTGCGCGCCGACGCCATCGGCTCGCTCGAGGTGCTCGCCTACGAACTACAGGCAGCCGGCGCGCCAATCATGCGCGCCGCGGTCGGCGACGTTTCGCGCCGCGACGTGAGGCTGGCGGAGACCGCACCGGCCGAGCAGCGTGCGGTCCTGGCGTTTGGCGTCAACGTGCTGCCTGACGCGCGCGCAGCGCTGGTCGAGAGCGAAGCGAAGCTCTTCGAGGCCGATGTAGTCTACCATCTGGTCGAGGAGTACGGCGAGTGGCTGCTGGAGCTGAAGCGCGAACAGGCGCGGGCGCTACGCGAGGAGTTCCCACATCCCGGCAAAATCGAATTCCTCGAGGGCCATACTTTCCGCACACGCGACCCCGCTGTTTTCGGCGTGCGCGTGCTGGCGGGACGCATCATGGTTGGCCAGAAAGTGCTACGTGCCGACAACCACGTTATCGGGCGCATCCGCTCGATGCGCTCCGGGGAGCAAGGGCTCAAGGAGGCGACGCAGGGCGACGAAGTCGCGATTGCCGTGACCGAGGCAACCGTCGGCCGGCAAGTAAACGAGGGGGATATACTTTATATAGAGATGGACGAGCGCGATGTGGTGCGCCTGCGCGACGAAAACGTCAAGCTGACGCCCGATGAGGAAGACGTCATTACCGAGTTGCAACGTATCAAGAAGGCGGCTTCCCCGTTCTGGGGTCGTTGA
- a CDS encoding ATP-dependent DNA helicase, with protein MFPFPELRKGQDAMLADCRTSFAAGEHLLAHAPTGLGKTAAALTAAVEVAQERGLLVVALTSRQTQHAIFVETLKRIHTQQPLKIVDVISKQDMCPRDDLDESRYGVFQAVCTALVRNNDCRYHAGYRPEFLPQVFDEPLSAAGLKALCHEEVQCPHRVALEAAQECDVLVCDYNYLFTPWSDVVWERIQRPLEEVLLIVDEAHNLPDRIRLSASPTLSLQRIREAQREASQALRAQLSILERLVESLTDHKGEKEIDGGSVSRMLDAALKQKLTDLDGFVRLLERSAQRRLQRGKVARMGDVADFLHHWRFLKEGSDLRLAHGGDKLWQRKLSLRLLDPASISAPVFRAVRGSVLMSGTLKPCGFYRDLLGLGAERSRKATYSSPFPSENRLLLCVDDVSTLYRNRGDPLYRKLAASLTAVAQATPGNVAAFFPSYALRDDVAARLGDHGKTLLLEERGASPTKRTALLGRLQQRDALLLAVMGGIFGEGVDYPDNLLAAVVVVGIPVPPPSLEQKKLEEYFERKFGNGKGRLYAQTYPSVNRVLQAAGRCIRNETDRGVVLLYDNRLGHRPYRRFLPKEVRHCTSSAVPALVRGFNDPRTGKPPS; from the coding sequence TTGTTCCCATTCCCGGAGCTCCGCAAAGGGCAGGATGCGATGCTGGCTGACTGTCGCACGTCGTTCGCCGCCGGCGAGCACCTGCTGGCGCACGCGCCCACCGGGCTGGGGAAGACCGCCGCGGCGCTGACCGCCGCGGTCGAGGTGGCGCAAGAGCGAGGGTTGCTGGTGGTGGCGCTGACGTCACGGCAGACACAGCACGCTATTTTCGTCGAGACGCTGAAACGGATTCACACGCAGCAACCGCTGAAAATCGTGGACGTGATTTCCAAGCAGGACATGTGTCCGCGCGACGATTTGGACGAGAGCCGCTACGGCGTTTTCCAGGCTGTCTGCACCGCGCTGGTGCGCAACAACGACTGCCGCTACCACGCCGGCTACCGCCCCGAATTCCTGCCGCAGGTCTTCGACGAGCCGCTCTCGGCCGCCGGCCTGAAGGCGCTCTGCCACGAAGAGGTGCAGTGTCCGCACCGCGTTGCGCTCGAGGCGGCGCAGGAATGCGACGTGCTGGTCTGCGACTACAACTATCTCTTCACGCCGTGGTCTGATGTGGTGTGGGAACGCATCCAGCGGCCGCTGGAGGAGGTGCTGCTGATTGTCGACGAGGCACACAACCTGCCCGACCGCATTCGGCTCTCCGCGTCACCGACGCTCTCGCTGCAGCGCATCCGCGAAGCGCAGCGTGAGGCGAGCCAAGCGCTGCGCGCGCAACTCTCAATCCTGGAGCGGCTGGTCGAGAGCCTGACCGACCACAAAGGCGAGAAGGAGATTGACGGTGGTAGCGTCAGCCGCATGCTCGACGCGGCGCTGAAGCAGAAACTGACCGACCTGGATGGCTTCGTGAGGTTGCTCGAGCGGTCGGCGCAGCGCCGGCTGCAGCGCGGCAAGGTGGCGCGCATGGGTGATGTCGCGGATTTCCTGCATCACTGGCGTTTCCTGAAGGAAGGGAGCGACCTGCGGCTGGCGCACGGCGGCGACAAGCTGTGGCAGCGCAAGCTCTCGCTGCGGCTGCTCGACCCCGCGTCAATCAGTGCGCCGGTCTTCCGCGCCGTGCGCGGCTCGGTACTGATGTCGGGCACGCTGAAGCCGTGCGGTTTCTATCGCGACCTGCTGGGGCTCGGCGCGGAACGCTCCCGCAAGGCGACCTACAGCTCACCCTTCCCGTCCGAAAACCGGCTGCTACTCTGCGTCGATGACGTCTCGACGCTCTACCGCAACCGCGGCGACCCGCTCTACCGCAAGCTGGCGGCGTCGCTGACGGCCGTGGCGCAGGCGACACCGGGCAACGTCGCGGCGTTCTTCCCGAGCTACGCGCTGCGCGACGACGTCGCTGCCAGGCTGGGCGACCATGGTAAGACTTTGCTGCTCGAGGAGCGCGGCGCATCCCCCACAAAGCGAACGGCGCTGCTCGGGCGCTTGCAGCAGCGCGACGCGTTGCTGCTGGCGGTGATGGGGGGCATCTTCGGCGAAGGTGTCGACTATCCCGACAACCTGCTCGCCGCCGTCGTCGTCGTCGGGATACCGGTGCCGCCGCCGTCGCTCGAGCAGAAAAAGCTGGAAGAGTATTTCGAGCGAAAGTTCGGAAACGGAAAGGGGCGCCTCTACGCGCAGACCTACCCCTCGGTCAACCGCGTGCTGCAGGCGGCCGGCCGCTGCATCCGCAACGAGACTGACCGCGGTGTGGTGCTGCTCTACGACAACCGGCTGGGGCACCGCCCCTACCGCCGCTTCCTGCCAAAGGAAGTAAGGCATTGCACTAGCAGCGCGGTGCCGGCGCTGGTACGCGGTTTCAACGACCCCAGAACGGGGAAGCCGCCTTCTTGA
- a CDS encoding DMT family transporter codes for MDAAHRAVAWMLLASVAFGTGSALVKWTAGHAGVATVIFGRSLIITLALLAWSRLRATSLRVGDRRLLLWRCTVGLSAMACYFYAVQQISLSNAVTLQYTAPLFVALFSGAMLREHVSSLVYGCIALSFAGTVLIVSPSLREVDIDALVALISGVLSAFAYLAVRGLRTSTSPDGVVFWFALFCTAATLPFAASELPRLALPEALAIIGVGICAGVGQTGMTRAYQAARAAYIGAFSYATVLVGGIYGWLLFQQTLVWGDALGAALIVGSGGLLVSSAPEAKPEGGQLP; via the coding sequence ATGGACGCCGCCCACCGCGCGGTCGCCTGGATGCTGCTCGCCAGCGTCGCGTTCGGCACCGGCAGCGCGCTGGTGAAGTGGACCGCCGGCCATGCGGGGGTCGCGACGGTGATTTTCGGTCGCAGCCTGATAATCACACTGGCGCTGCTGGCGTGGTCGCGGCTGCGCGCGACGTCGCTGCGGGTCGGCGACCGGAGGCTGCTGCTCTGGCGCTGCACAGTAGGCCTGTCGGCGATGGCGTGCTACTTCTACGCGGTGCAACAGATTTCGCTCTCGAACGCGGTGACGCTGCAATACACCGCACCACTCTTCGTTGCGCTCTTCTCAGGCGCGATGCTCCGCGAGCATGTATCGTCGCTGGTCTACGGCTGCATTGCGCTCTCGTTCGCCGGCACCGTGCTGATAGTCTCGCCTTCGCTGCGCGAGGTCGATATCGACGCGCTGGTCGCGCTGATTTCGGGCGTGCTCTCGGCGTTCGCCTATCTGGCGGTGCGCGGGCTGCGCACCAGCACATCGCCTGACGGGGTCGTTTTCTGGTTCGCGCTTTTCTGCACGGCCGCGACGCTGCCGTTCGCCGCCAGCGAACTTCCGCGGCTGGCGCTGCCCGAGGCGCTCGCGATTATCGGTGTCGGCATCTGCGCTGGTGTGGGGCAGACCGGGATGACGCGCGCCTACCAGGCGGCCCGCGCCGCCTACATCGGCGCCTTCTCCTACGCGACGGTGCTCGTCGGCGGGATTTACGGTTGGCTGCTCTTCCAGCAAACGCTCGTCTGGGGCGACGCCCTGGGCGCGGCGCTGATTGTCGGGAGTGGCGGGCTGCTGGTCAGCAGCGCGCCGGAAGCGAAGCCCGAAGGCGGGCAGCTGCCGTAG
- a CDS encoding Rid family detoxifying hydrolase produces MKEIVESPNAPPPIGPYSQAVADAGLLFMSGQLGRQHDVATLEAGVAEQTRQAIRNLQAVLAESQLALADVVKTTVFLIDMDDFGAMNTVYIEMFGEEAAPARSTVEVARLPLDALVEIDAIAVLR; encoded by the coding sequence ATGAAGGAAATAGTCGAATCTCCCAACGCGCCACCCCCCATCGGCCCCTACTCGCAGGCGGTCGCCGACGCCGGGCTGCTCTTTATGAGCGGGCAACTCGGTCGCCAGCACGACGTCGCAACGCTCGAAGCTGGCGTCGCGGAGCAGACCCGCCAGGCCATCCGCAATCTGCAGGCGGTGCTGGCGGAGAGCCAGCTGGCGCTGGCGGACGTAGTCAAGACCACGGTCTTCCTGATAGACATGGATGACTTCGGCGCGATGAATACAGTTTATATAGAGATGTTCGGGGAGGAGGCGGCGCCGGCGCGCTCCACTGTCGAGGTAGCGCGGCTGCCGCTGGACGCGCTGGTCGAGATAGACGCCATCGCCGTGCTGCGGTAG
- a CDS encoding RAD55 family ATPase, with protein MAEIVTSGIPRLDAALLEGKGFKMGSSILIEGTSGAGKELLAKQYAASGIGAENVVYFSTDETSEELVETFEHYNWPTDMRIVNVGTQYFEKVLARDLQASRFKQEGLSVSELRNVGAYGATADQINFVSDMAYEISKLRSPFRVVVDSLDFFLQYYSLAEVLSSMRTIKEYAQANGGLVLYTVSQDAHDSKTQSQIEAVADVIIELEVGRMAAEFENRMIIKKIRNHPEKAAVLIYAVTEHGITPEMITRVA; from the coding sequence GGGGAGCTCGATCCTGATTGAAGGTACCTCCGGGGCAGGTAAGGAACTGCTCGCCAAGCAGTATGCCGCCTCTGGTATCGGTGCTGAAAATGTTGTCTATTTCTCAACTGACGAAACCTCCGAGGAACTGGTCGAGACCTTTGAGCACTACAACTGGCCCACCGACATGCGGATTGTCAACGTCGGCACCCAGTATTTCGAGAAGGTACTGGCGCGTGACCTGCAGGCCTCCCGCTTCAAGCAGGAAGGGCTTTCGGTAAGCGAGCTGCGCAATGTCGGTGCCTACGGCGCGACCGCGGACCAGATTAATTTCGTTTCCGACATGGCGTACGAAATCTCGAAGCTACGCTCGCCCTTCCGGGTCGTCGTCGATTCGCTCGATTTCTTCCTGCAATACTACTCGCTGGCTGAGGTGCTCTCATCGATGCGGACTATCAAGGAATACGCGCAGGCGAACGGCGGCCTCGTGCTCTACACTGTCTCGCAGGACGCGCACGATTCGAAGACGCAGAGCCAGATTGAAGCTGTCGCCGACGTCATTATCGAGCTCGAAGTAGGGCGTATGGCGGCCGAGTTCGAGAATCGCATGATTATCAAGAAGATTCGCAACCACCCGGAGAAAGCAGCGGTGCTAATCTACGCCGTCACTGAGCACGGTATTACGCCCGAGATGATTACCCGCGTCGCCTGA